A DNA window from Candidatus Binataceae bacterium contains the following coding sequences:
- a CDS encoding pseudouridine synthase encodes MNCSSDVEKERIAKFLARAGVASRRDAERMIEAGRVALNGAIVSHPATMVGAGDKVAVDGKAIAAQEPTRLWRYYKPAGLVTTARDPEGRPTVFAKLPQGLPRVVSVGRLDINTEGLLLLTNDGGLARYLEHPAQLFPRTYRIRAHGHAETSVVARLARGLTVDGIYYRPIQATLDRNQGGNCWMTMTLNEGKNREIKTILEHLGLQVARLIRIGYGPFELGPLPPNEVEEVASERLAKLLPGHFASRESETRQ; translated from the coding sequence ATGAACTGCTCCAGCGACGTGGAGAAAGAAAGAATTGCGAAATTCCTGGCGCGGGCGGGCGTGGCCTCGCGCCGCGACGCCGAGCGGATGATCGAAGCGGGCCGCGTCGCACTCAATGGCGCCATCGTCAGCCACCCAGCGACGATGGTCGGCGCGGGCGACAAGGTCGCCGTCGATGGCAAAGCGATCGCGGCCCAGGAACCGACTCGGCTCTGGCGCTACTACAAACCGGCCGGATTGGTGACGACCGCGCGCGACCCCGAAGGCCGCCCGACGGTCTTCGCCAAACTACCGCAAGGCCTGCCGCGCGTGGTCTCTGTCGGCCGCCTCGACATCAATACGGAAGGGCTCCTGCTCCTCACGAATGACGGCGGGCTGGCGCGATACCTCGAGCATCCGGCGCAACTCTTTCCACGCACCTACCGGATTCGCGCGCACGGCCACGCGGAGACGTCAGTTGTCGCGCGATTGGCCCGCGGCCTCACGGTCGACGGCATCTACTATCGTCCGATTCAGGCGACGCTCGATCGCAATCAGGGCGGCAACTGCTGGATGACGATGACACTAAACGAGGGCAAAAATCGCGAGATCAAGACTATCTTGGAACACCTCGGGCTCCAAGTCGCGCGTCTGATCCGGATTGGCTATGGTCCCTTCGAGCTCGGCCCGCTGCCGCCCAACGAGGTTGAGGAGGTGGCATCGGAGCGCCTCGCCAAGCTGCTCCCCGGCCATTTCGCGTCACGGGAATCAGAGACTCGCCAATAA
- a CDS encoding type II toxin-antitoxin system HicB family antitoxin: MPQFQYTAVFEPAPEGGFTVTVPALAGLVTEGDTLEEAREMVKDAIRGYLESLLAHGEEIPIEPGLASVERVAVTI; this comes from the coding sequence GTGCCGCAGTTCCAGTACACCGCAGTTTTCGAGCCGGCTCCGGAGGGCGGCTTCACCGTAACCGTGCCGGCTCTTGCAGGGCTTGTGACCGAAGGCGATACGCTCGAGGAAGCTCGCGAGATGGTGAAGGACGCGATTCGCGGGTATCTGGAAAGCCTGCTCGCGCATGGCGAGGAGATTCCGATTGAACCTGGCCTCGCGAGCGTCGAGCGCGTCGCGGTAACGATTTAG
- a CDS encoding glucose 1-dehydrogenase, with protein MTAMLEGKVALITGAGSGIGRATARIFAREGARLVLADVVEAGGLETLAMIKQQTGAEGIFVKADVASEADVEALIASAVSSYGRLDCAFNNAGIGGAGRLTHEYTLTEWNRVITTNLTGVWLCMRAEIAQMLKQGSGVIVNTSSIMGLTGAIRVPAYTAAKHGVAGLTKAAALEYARHGIRINAVCPAPIYTPLLMSAFEKRPDMEARYARSEPMKRIGQPEEVAEAVAWLCSDRASYVTGLPMPVDGGYMAQ; from the coding sequence ATGACTGCAATGCTTGAGGGTAAAGTCGCGCTGATCACCGGCGCCGGCTCCGGTATTGGCCGCGCGACCGCGCGGATTTTCGCACGCGAGGGTGCCCGGCTTGTCCTCGCCGACGTGGTCGAAGCGGGCGGTCTCGAAACGCTAGCAATGATCAAGCAGCAGACCGGCGCCGAGGGCATCTTCGTCAAGGCTGACGTCGCAAGCGAGGCCGACGTCGAAGCCCTGATCGCCAGCGCGGTCTCCAGCTATGGCCGGCTCGATTGCGCCTTTAACAACGCCGGCATCGGCGGTGCCGGGCGGCTGACGCACGAGTACACGCTCACCGAATGGAATCGCGTCATCACGACGAATCTGACCGGAGTGTGGCTCTGCATGAGGGCGGAGATCGCCCAGATGCTCAAGCAGGGCAGCGGCGTCATCGTCAACACTTCGTCGATTATGGGTCTGACCGGCGCGATACGCGTGCCTGCCTATACCGCCGCCAAGCACGGCGTGGCCGGACTGACCAAGGCGGCGGCGCTTGAATATGCCCGTCACGGAATCCGGATCAATGCTGTCTGTCCGGCGCCGATCTACACGCCGTTGCTGATGAGCGCATTTGAGAAGCGGCCCGATATGGAGGCGCGCTATGCCCGCTCAGAGCCGATGAAGCGCATCGGCCAGCCCGAGGAGGTCGCCGAGGCGGTGGCCTGGCTCTGCTCGGATCGCGCGTCATACGTGACCGGTCTGCCGATGCCGGTTGATGGCGGCTACATGGCGCAGTGA